The nucleotide window TTTCAGAACGTCGGATTAGTTCACCCGCTAAGGCTAAATAGGCCTTTGATCCGGTGGATGACTTGTCGTAGTACATAGCCGGCGCACCAAATGACGGCGCTTCGGCTAAACGGACGTTACGTGGAATAACAGTTCGGTAAACTTTCTCACCAAAGTGGTTTTTAAGTTGTTCTGAAACATCGTTAGCCAGACGATTACGCGGATCGTACATAGTCCGCAAAATACCTTCAATTTCCAGCCCGGGGTTCACCACATCGGCCAGCTGACGAATGGTTTCCATTAATGCGGTAAGGCCTTCCAGTGCATAATACTCGCACTGCATAGGCACAAGAATAGAATCAGCGGCAGCCATGCCATTAACGGTCAGCATATTCAGCGATGGCGGACAATCAATAAAAATATAATCGTAGCTGTCCTGAACGGCTTTAAGCGCATTACGCAAACGCAGTTCGCGCGCAAAGACTTCCATTAATTTAATTTCAGCAGCCGTAGCATCAGCATTAGCTGCAATTAAATGGTATTTCCCGTTGGTATCTTTTACGGCAACGTCGCCGACTGGCTTTTCTTCAATCAGCAATTCGTAAACGGTATTTTCAACATCGTACTTATCAACGCCACTACCCATAGTCGCGTTACCCTGAGGGTCCAGATCAATCAACAACACTTTGCGACGAGTAGCAGCCATGGACGCAGCTAAGTTAACTGCTGTGGTTGTTTTTCCTACTCCGCCTTTTTGATTCGCAATAGCAATGGTTCTAGCCACGGGTTTTATAACCTCTTGTTGTTGTCGGGTAGTCGACAGTCGGTTGTTTTATGACCGTTTGCTTATAATGACGATATGCCGGCTCGCATCAATGCCGGGAACGTTAATTTGATCAATACTTTCAATTTTATATTGCTCAGGCAACTGCTCCAGTTCGTCTTGCGGATACAGCCCTTTCAACGCATAAAACCGACCGTTTTCAGCCGGTAAATGTTCACACCACGAAAGCATATCATTAAGCGAGGCAAAGGCTCTACTGATTACACCATCAAACTGCTTTTCATCCTGATAGTCTTCCACCCGCGCTTGCACAGCAGTGACATTGTTCAGTTTTAGCTCATGACAAACCTGACGAATAAAACGGATGCGCTTGCCCAAACTATCAAGCAAAACAAATTCTTTATCCGGTTCGGCTATGGCTAAGGGAAGACCTGGTAACCCGGGCCCTGTACCCACATCGATGAAGCGCTGCCCGTGTAAATACTTACGAACAGTCAGACTGTCCATAATATGTCGAGTCAGCATATCCTTCGGATTTCTCACGCTGGTCAGGTTATAGGCTTTGTTCCATTTGTCCAGTAACCCAACTAACGCCAGTTGTCGCTCGATCTGTGCTTCTGACAGGTCTATTTGTGCCTGATTTAATAATCCCTTTAACTGCTCTTTCACATTTCTTCCTTAGGCACTTTTACGCAATAAACCCTGTTTTTTCAGGTGAACCAGAAGCATAGAAATAGCCGCAGGTGTGATACCAGAAATACGCGCTGCTTTACCCACTGTTTCTGGCTGATGGTCATTTAACTTTGCAATCACTTCGTTCGATAAGCCTTTAATTTTAGCGTAATCGAAAGGCGAGGGCAGCAAAGTATTTTCATGACGCTGTTGCTTTGCTATTTCTTCCTGCTGACGCGTTATATAGCCCGCGTATTTAATTTGTATTTCAACCTGTTCTGCCGCTAAAGGATCGTCTAACCCCGGCGCAAAAAAGTCTGTTAAGGCTAAATCTTTGTAATGAATTTCCGGGCGACGTAACAGTTCTTCGCCACTGACTTCTTTGGTGACAGGGCTTTTTACCAACGCATTAATTTGCTCCACCGAGGCATGATCTTTATGCACCCAAGTGGTTTGTAAGCGTTGTTTTTCCTGCTCAACCGATTCAATTTTTTTATTAAATGCAGCCCAGCGTTCATCATCGACTAAACCAAGATTACGGCCAATTTCTGTTAATCGCATATCGGCGTTATCTTCACGCAGCAACAGGCGATATTCGGCGCGCGAAGTGAACATACGGTAGGGTTCCTGAGTACCCAGAGTCGATAAGTCATCGA belongs to Idiomarina sp. PL1-037 and includes:
- the rsmG gene encoding 16S rRNA (guanine(527)-N(7))-methyltransferase RsmG — encoded protein: MKEQLKGLLNQAQIDLSEAQIERQLALVGLLDKWNKAYNLTSVRNPKDMLTRHIMDSLTVRKYLHGQRFIDVGTGPGLPGLPLAIAEPDKEFVLLDSLGKRIRFIRQVCHELKLNNVTAVQARVEDYQDEKQFDGVISRAFASLNDMLSWCEHLPAENGRFYALKGLYPQDELEQLPEQYKIESIDQINVPGIDASRHIVIISKRS
- a CDS encoding ParA family protein; translation: MARTIAIANQKGGVGKTTTAVNLAASMAATRRKVLLIDLDPQGNATMGSGVDKYDVENTVYELLIEEKPVGDVAVKDTNGKYHLIAANADATAAEIKLMEVFARELRLRNALKAVQDSYDYIFIDCPPSLNMLTVNGMAAADSILVPMQCEYYALEGLTALMETIRQLADVVNPGLEIEGILRTMYDPRNRLANDVSEQLKNHFGEKVYRTVIPRNVRLAEAPSFGAPAMYYDKSSTGSKAYLALAGELIRRSENRKEVIKES